The following DNA comes from Brassica oleracea var. oleracea cultivar TO1000 chromosome C5, BOL, whole genome shotgun sequence.
CTAAATAATCGAACGTAAAAAGTTGCATGATAATTAAAAAAAAGGCTTACCACTTTCTGGACCTGAAAAAGGATAGATGGGCTTTAATTCTTAAGCCCAATAATTTTCGAAGGCCCTTGAATTTAATCTACGATTCTGTGTCATCATCATCAGCGGATCTGCTAGGGTTTTCACACTCGAACCATTTTCGCTCTGAAACCCACTCTTCATTTTTCTTAGCAGTGAGAGAGAAAAAAAAAACAAGATCTGAACTTGGATCGGATCGAGGAAAGTTTGAAGCTCGAAAAATGGCGCTGGCGTTCGACGAGTTCGGGCGTCCGTTCATAATACTGAGGGAGCAGGATCAGAAGACGCGTCTCAGAGGCATCGATGCTCAGAAAGCCAATATCGCCGCCGGCAAAGCGGTGGCTCGGATCCTCCGCTCCTCTCTCGGACCTAAGGGAATGGACAAGATGCTTCAGGGACCTGACGGAGACGTCACCATCAGTTCGTTTCTCACCTTCTTAATTTCGAATCTGCTTTTGAATTCTTGTTTCATTTTTGGGTGCTTGATTAGGGTCGATGCACCACCATTTTGATTAGTGGACCCATTTAACAATCAATTCGGTAGTGCCTGTGAGGATGTGAACTAAGCTGCGAAGCTCAAATTAGTGCTTAAATGCTAATGAATACTTTATTTGGTAGCATTGAATTAAAGATTAGGTCTCTTCTGTGTTTCTTATGTTATCTTAAGAAAACAGGCTCTTTTTTTTCATGGAAAATTTTCTAATATTTGTAACAGCATCTACTGGATATGCAAAATATGGTTTCTTTTAACAACACAACAAGATGCTGTTTTGTGTACGCATTTCTCGTTCTTGACTCATCTCGCTTACCAGTATTTGAAGACACGTAAACTGATTCAAAGTCGTATCTTTTGTGTGAAGCATGGTACTTTTTTCCCCCCTTTTTGTTTGCTATCTTGTTTGTAACTTGGCCGTTTTTTTGTTTATCTAGCGAACGATGGTGCAACTATCTTGGAGCAAATGGATGTTGACAACCAGATTGCAAAACTTATGGTCGAACTCTCTCGGAGTCAGGATTATGAAATCGGTGACGGCACAACAGGCGTTGTTGTCATGGCTGGTGCGCTTCTGGAGCAAGCTGAACGTCAACTTGATAGGGGGATTCATCCTATCCGTGTCGCTGAGGGATATGAGATGGCTTCTAGGGTAGCAGTTGAGCATTTGGAGCGTATATCTCAAAAGTTTGAGTTCGACGTTAATAATTTCGAGCCACTGGTCCAAACATGCATGACTACTCTGTCCTCGAAGATGTAAGATTTACCCTCCAATAATTGTTTTTTATTATGGTTTTGTAGAATATTGTCCTGATTTTTTTTGTTATTTTTGTTCATTGGTACAGTGTGAATCGATGCAAGCGCAGTTTAGCTGAGATTGCTGTCAAAGCAGTTCTTGCTGTTGCTGATTTGGAGAGAAGGGATGTCAACTTAGATCTGATAAAAATAGAGGGCAAAGTTGGGGGAAACTTGGAGGACACTGAGCTTATATACGGAATACTGGTTGACAAAGACATGAGTCATCCACAGATGCCAAAGCAAATTGAAGATGCCCATATTGCCATTTTGACTTGCCCGTTTGAGCCACCGAAGCCTAAGACTAAGCATAAGGTGGACATTGACACAGTGGAGAAGTTTGAGACATTGCGCAAGCAAGAGCAGCAATATTTCGATGAGATGGTTCAGAAGTGCAAGGTTGGTTTTTAAATTTTCTGTCATTGTGATTTGGAAATTGACTATTGTGTGAGTTACTGGAAAAAGGCTTCTTTTTTTTTTACAGTGAAGATTAGTTGTCACATTGCATTTTATTTTATAATTTCCTATGCTTTTAAATTGCAGGATGTTGGTGCTACATTGGTTATTTGCCAATGGGGATTCGATGATGAGGCAAACCATCTATTGATGCACAGGAATTTGCCTGCTGTCAGATGGGTCGGGGGTGTTGAATTAGAACTTATCGCAATAGCCACAGGTATGGGATTTCTCCAAGCATCTACTGTTAACGATTTAATCAGCTTTCTAGAGCTGACGGGATATTTGTCTTTGTGTAGGCGGCAGAATTGTTCCAAGATTCCAGGAATTGACCCCAGAGAAGTTAGGGAAGGTACTATTTACTCTCACTTGGTGTTTGCCCGTTAAATGAGTGGCATGTTAAATTCGTTTAAATCAGACCATTGAATCCTCACATTTATTCCTGTTCTTAGGCTGGTATGGTGCGTGAAAAATCATTTGGCACAACAAAAGAACGAATGCTGTATATTGAGCACTGCGCAAACTCAAAAGCTGTCACTATTTTCATCCGTGGAGGTACTTGTATACTTTTTGTAACAACTCTGACTTTTAAGTAGCCTACGAGCTATAAAATTTGATTTACTGAGTTTATTGTGCTTCAATGTATATGCTGGACAAAGATATTGCACTTATTGATTAACAATTCGTTTTTGGGATATGGTTTAGGTAACAAAATGATGATAGACGAAACTAAGCGTAGTATCCACGATGCTTTGTGTGTGGCGAGGAATCTCATCCGCAATAAGTCAATTGTATATGGAGGTGGTGCAGCTGAAATCGCATGCTCACTTGCGGTTGATGCAGCTGCTGATAAATACCCTGGCGTCGAGCAGGTAAAAGAC
Coding sequences within:
- the LOC106294976 gene encoding T-complex protein 1 subunit epsilon-like; the protein is MALAFDEFGRPFIILREQDQKTRLRGIDAQKANIAAGKAVARILRSSLGPKGMDKMLQGPDGDVTITNDGATILEQMDVDNQIAKLMVELSRSQDYEIGDGTTGVVVMAGALLEQAERQLDRGIHPIRVAEGYEMASRVAVEHLERISQKFEFDVNNFEPLVQTCMTTLSSKIVNRCKRSLAEIAVKAVLAVADLERRDVNLDLIKIEGKVGGNLEDTELIYGILVDKDMSHPQMPKQIEDAHIAILTCPFEPPKPKTKHKVDIDTVEKFETLRKQEQQYFDEMVQKCKDVGATLVICQWGFDDEANHLLMHRNLPAVRWVGGVELELIAIATGGRIVPRFQELTPEKLGKAGMVREKSFGTTKERMLYIEHCANSKAVTIFIRGGNKMMIDETKRSIHDALCVARNLIRNKSIVYGGGAAEIACSLAVDAAADKYPGVEQYAIRAFAEALDSVPMALAENSGLQPIETLSAVKSQQLKENIPFYGIDCNDVGTNDMREQNVFETLIGKQQQILLATQVVKMILKIDDVISNSEY